The Glycine soja cultivar W05 chromosome 3, ASM419377v2, whole genome shotgun sequence genome window below encodes:
- the LOC114405961 gene encoding putative disease resistance RPP13-like protein 1, producing MAAALVGGAFLSAFLDVLFDRLASPDFVDLIRGKKLSKKLLQKLETTLRVVGAVLDDAEKKQITNTNVKHWLDDLKDAVYEADDLLDHVFTKAATQNKVRDLFSRFSDRKIVSKLEDIVVTLESRLKLKESLDLKESAVENLSWKAPSTSLEDGSHIYGREKDKEAIIKLLSEDNSDGSEVSVVPIVGMGGVGKTTLAQLVYNDENLKQIFDFDFKAWVCVSQEFDVLKVTKTIIEAVTGKPCKLNDLNLLHLELMDKLKDKKFLIVLDDVWTEDYVDWRLLKKPFNRGIIRRSKILLTTRSEKTASVVQTVHTYHLNQLSNEDCWSVFANHACLYSESNENTTTLEKIGKEIIKKCNGLPLAAESLGGMLRRKHDIGDWNNILNSDIWELSESECKVIPALRLSYHYLPAHLKRCFVYCSLYPQDYEFEKNELILLWMAEDLLKKPRNGRILEEVGHEYFDDLVSRSFFQRSSTNRSSWPYGKCFVMHDLMHDLATSLGGDFYFRSEELGKETKINTKTRHLSFAKFNSSVLDNFDVVGRTKFLRTFLSIINFEAAPFNNEEAQCIIVSKLMYLRVLSFRDFRSLDSLPDSIGKLIHLRYLDLSHSSVETLPKSLCNLYNLQTLKLYNCRKLTKLPSDMCNLVNLRHLDISFTPIKEMPRGMSKLNHLQRLDKKHINSLQLEWSGCNNNSNNFQLEIDVLCKLQPHFNIESLVIEGYKGTRFPDWMGNSSYCNMTGLYLSDCDNCSMLPSLGQLPSLKDLEIARLNRLKTIDAGFYKNEDCRSGTPFPSLESQGPSRCLRFRSFSCA from the coding sequence CTTAGCAAGAAGTTGCTTCAAAAGTTGGAGACCACTCTCAGAGTGGTTGGAGCTGTGCTTGATGATGCCGAGAAGAAACAGATCACAAACACCAATGTCAAACACTGGCTCGATGATCTCAAAGATGCTGTCTATGAAGCCGATGACTTACTCGACCATGTTTTCACCAAAGCTGCCACCCAAAACAAGGTAAGAGACTTGTTTTCTCGCTTTTCCGATAGGAAGATCGTTAGTAAGTTGGAGGACATAGTTGTCACCCTAGAGTCTCGTTTAAAACTCAAGGAGAGTCTTGATTTGAAAGAGAGTGCAGTGGAGAACTTGTCATGGAAAGCTCCATCAACATCTCTGGAAGATGGATCTCATATATATGGTAGGGAGAAAGATAAGGAGGCCATAATCAAGTTGTTGTCGGAGGATAACAGTGACGGTAGTGAAGTGTCTGTGGTTCCTATTGTGGGCATGGGTGGGGTTGGAAAAACTACTTTGGCCCAATTGGTGTACAACGATGAGAATTTGAAACagatatttgattttgattttaaggCATGGGTTTGTGTTTCTCAAGAATTTGATGTTCTGAAGGTCACAAAAACTATAATCGAGGCGGTGACTGGAAAGCCTTGTAAATTGAATGATCTGAATCTACTTCATCTTGAATTGATGGACAagctgaaagataaaaaattcttaattgtCTTGGATGATGTTTGGACAGAGGATTATGTTGATTGGCGTCTTCTTAAGAAACCATTTAACCGTGGGATTATTAGGAGAAGTAAAATTCTTCTAACAACCCGCAGTGAAAAAACAGCATCTGTAGTCCAAACTGTTCACACCTATCATCTAAACCAATTGTCGAATGAAGATTGTTGGTCAGTGTTTGCGAACCATGCGTGTCTTTACTCCGAATCGAACGAGAACACAACAACACTAGAAAAAATTGGAAAGGAGATTATTAAAAAGTGCAACGGACTGCCTTTAGCAGCAGAGTCGCTTGGAGGCATGTTGAGAAGAAAGCATGACATTGGGGATTGGAATAATATTCTGAATAGTGACATTTGGGAACTTTCTGAAAGTGAGTGTAAAGTTATTCCAGCACTGAGACTTAGTTATCATTATCTCCCTGCACATTTAAAACGGTGCTTTGTTTATTGTTCCTTGTATCCACAAGATTacgaatttgaaaaaaatgaattaatcttGTTGTGGATGGCCGAAGATCTTTTGAAGAAACCAAGAAATGGTAGGATTTTAGAAGAGGTGGGTCATGAGTATTTTGATGATTTGGTTTCGAGATCATTTTTCCAACGTTCAAGTACAAATAGAAGTAGTTGGCCTTATGGCAAATGTTTTGTGATGCATGACCTCATGCATGATCTAGCCACATCACTCGGTggagatttttattttagatcagAAGAACTTGGGAAAGAAACAAAGATCAATACTAAAACTCGTCATTTGTCATTTGCCAAATTCAATTCTTCAGTCTTGGACAACTTTGATGTTGTTGGTAGAACAAAATTTCTGAGAACTTTCTTGTCCATTATCAATTTTGAAGCTGCTCCATTCAACAATGAGGAGGCACAATGTATCATAGTGTCAAAGCTTATGTACTTGAGAGTTTTATCATTTCGTGACTTCCGAAGTTTGGATTCTTTGCCTGATTCAATAGGTAAATTGATCCATCTGCGCTATTTAGATCTCTCTCATTCAAGTGTAGAAACACTGCCAAAGTCATTGTGTAATTTATACAATCTGCAAACTTTGAAGTTGTATAATTGCAGAAAACTGACCAAGTTGCCTAGTGACATGTGCAATCTTGTTAACTTGCGTCATCTTGATATTTCTTTTACTCCTATAAAAGAGATGCCGAGAGGAATGagtaaattaaatcatttacaACGTCTGGATAAAAAACACATTAATAGTTTACAGTTGGAATGGTCTGGATGTAACAACAACAGTAACAACTTCCAACTTGAAATAGATGTGCTTTGCAAGTTACAGCCTCACTTTAACATTGAATCGTTGGTAATAGAAGGCTATAAAGGAACCAGATTTCCAGATTGGATGGGAAATTCTTCCTACTGCAATATGACAGGTCTATACTTGAGTGATTGTGACAACTGTAGTATGCTTCCTTCACTTGGACAACTACCTTCTCTCAAGGACCTTGAAATTGCACGATTGAATAGGCTGAAGACTATTGATGCAGGTTTTTACAAGAACGAAGATTGTCGTTCTGGGACGCCCTTTCCCTCCCTTGAATCTCAAGGACCTTCACGTTGCCTTCGATTCAGAAGCTTTTCCTGTGCTTAA